Proteins encoded in a region of the Suncus etruscus isolate mSunEtr1 chromosome 1, mSunEtr1.pri.cur, whole genome shotgun sequence genome:
- the MRPS33 gene encoding 28S ribosomal protein S33, mitochondrial gives MSSLSEYAMRMSRLSARLFNEVARPTDAKSMKVVKLFSEQPLAKRKETYDWYPNHNTYFALMGTLRFFGLYRDEHQDFKDEQLRLKKLRGKGKPRKGEGKRASKKK, from the exons ATGTCTTCACTCTCAGAATATGCCATGCGCATGAGCCGGCTGAGTGCCCGACTGTTCAATGAGGTTGCCAGGCCCACAGATGCCAAGTCCATGAAGGTGGTGAAGTTGTTCAGTGAACAGCCCTTGGCCAAGAGAAAGGAAACTTATGACTGGTACCCCAATCACAATACATACTTTGCTCTCATGGGCACGCTTCGGTTTTTTGGCCTCTACAG AGATGAGCACCAGGACTTTAAAGATGAACAGCTACGACTAAAGAAGCTACGTGGAAAAGGGAAACcgagaaagggagaaggaaaacgAGCCTCCAAAAAGAAATAG